From Moraxella sp. K1664, one genomic window encodes:
- a CDS encoding PHP domain-containing protein — protein sequence MIKVDLHSHSTCSDGTFSPAHVVKLAHETGIEVFALTDHDTTAGIDEARQTADELGMRLIDGVEISCHHQMNGGYGKNKSTTKTIHVVALNFKDKERLNQKLNHLQNSRETRGHAIVVKMAGILTDMADFAHIDEQVLWQAVLDKAKGNAKAVGRAHIGQVLFELGVVRTVQDAFDKYLADDKPAYVAIDSLTMGQTIELIHECGGISVLAHPARYDLSATRVRKLIADFAMLGGQAIELPSPSEPISTRAMIDRCVAEHGLMVSVGSDFHGANMPWRKLGQVATPKAEQVGVWERF from the coding sequence ATGATAAAAGTGGACTTACACAGCCACAGTACCTGCTCCGATGGGACATTCTCCCCTGCTCATGTGGTCAAGTTGGCTCATGAGACGGGTATCGAAGTTTTTGCCTTGACCGACCACGACACCACCGCTGGCATTGATGAAGCACGGCAGACGGCGGATGAGCTGGGCATGCGTTTGATTGATGGGGTGGAGATTAGTTGCCATCATCAGATGAATGGTGGCTATGGCAAAAATAAATCCACAACCAAGACCATTCATGTGGTCGCCCTTAATTTTAAGGATAAAGAGCGATTAAATCAAAAACTTAACCATTTACAAAACTCTCGGGAAACTCGTGGTCATGCCATTGTGGTAAAGATGGCAGGGATATTGACAGACATGGCGGATTTTGCTCACATTGATGAGCAGGTATTATGGCAAGCGGTATTGGATAAGGCAAAAGGCAATGCCAAAGCGGTGGGGCGAGCTCATATTGGACAAGTATTATTTGAGCTGGGTGTGGTGCGGACGGTGCAAGATGCTTTTGATAAATATTTAGCAGATGATAAGCCAGCTTATGTTGCCATTGATAGCTTAACCATGGGTCAGACCATAGAGCTAATCCATGAATGTGGTGGGATTTCGGTGCTGGCTCACCCCGCTCGCTATGATTTGTCCGCCACTCGTGTGCGTAAGCTCATCGCTGATTTTGCTATGCTGGGCGGTCAGGCGATTGAGTTGCCTAGCCCTAGCGAGCCTATATCCACCCGAGCGATGATAGATAGATGTGTGGCAGAGCATGGACTCATGGTGTCGGTAGGGTCGGATTTTCATGGGGCAAACATGCCATGGCGAAAACTTGGACAAGTCGCCACGCCTAAGGCGGAGCAGGTGGGAGTGTGGGAGCGGTTTTAA
- a CDS encoding carbonic anhydrase family protein, with amino-acid sequence MNIDTVVKPRPDGDGNFNLAPNYTASDFEVVNNGHTISFNAKDDKNTLNVNDVDYKLLQFHYHVPSEHTVMNAFYPLEIHFVHQNANGGLAVIGVLVEKGATNINLGKILTDLPTDGKYTGTLSSFNVATIMPTNSPTYAYNGSLTTPPCSEQVQWLLKAKPITADSEQLNTLAKLYNGNNRPVQPQGDRTVHIVE; translated from the coding sequence ATCAACATCGACACCGTGGTTAAGCCACGCCCTGATGGCGACGGCAACTTTAACTTAGCGCCTAACTACACCGCCAGCGACTTTGAGGTGGTCAATAACGGTCACACCATCTCTTTTAATGCCAAAGACGACAAAAACACCCTAAATGTGAATGACGTGGACTATAAGTTACTACAATTTCACTACCACGTGCCTAGTGAACACACCGTGATGAATGCGTTTTATCCATTAGAGATTCACTTTGTTCATCAAAATGCCAATGGCGGTCTGGCAGTGATTGGTGTATTGGTAGAAAAGGGGGCAACCAACATCAACCTTGGCAAAATCCTAACCGACCTACCCACAGATGGCAAATACACAGGCACATTATCATCCTTTAATGTCGCCACCATCATGCCCACCAACAGCCCCACCTATGCTTACAACGGCTCACTAACCACCCCACCTTGCTCAGAGCAAGTGCAGTGGCTACTAAAAGCCAAGCCAATCACTGCTGACAGCGAACAGCTAAATACCCTTGCCAAGCTCTACAACGGCAACAACCGCCCTGTACAGCCCCAAGGCGACCGCACGGTTCATATCGTAGAATAA
- the ftsZ gene encoding cell division protein FtsZ — protein MSKYGLDTDDGQVNYGKARFIVFGVGGGGGNAVEHMVQEGINGVTFVAANTDRTALDNLTVPHKIQLGSEGLGAGGNPEEGRRYAEEDEDEIRSMLDGYNMVFITAGMGGGTGTGAAPVVARIAKEMGILTVAVVTTPFDFEGKKRMKSAKDGVSQLTELVDAIITIPNQKLLKIYKQISFTDALKKADDVLLHAVSGLVQIVDTADNVVINTDFRDVRTAMTAKGYAMMGIGRASGDDRARQAAEKAIRSPLLDDIRLENAKGLLVNITAAELMMSEPEEIAEALSSIADLEEGNIFYGYVQDESMGDEIHVTVIATGLTLDDRPKVTIQQAPIQNLQTAPAGHVSALESQQQAQQAQPQQAPQSVQAQAQPQTAPQVKTRIDVNSYLKSQQHNK, from the coding sequence ATGTCTAAATATGGTCTTGACACAGATGATGGTCAAGTAAATTACGGTAAAGCTCGTTTTATCGTGTTTGGTGTGGGCGGTGGTGGCGGTAATGCCGTGGAACATATGGTGCAAGAAGGTATTAATGGCGTGACGTTTGTTGCTGCCAATACTGACCGTACTGCCCTTGATAATTTGACCGTGCCACATAAGATTCAGCTTGGTTCAGAAGGTCTGGGTGCAGGTGGCAACCCCGAAGAAGGTCGCCGTTACGCCGAAGAAGACGAAGATGAAATCCGCTCAATGTTAGATGGCTACAACATGGTGTTTATTACCGCAGGCATGGGCGGTGGCACAGGTACAGGTGCTGCTCCTGTGGTGGCTCGCATTGCCAAAGAGATGGGTATTTTGACCGTTGCTGTGGTGACCACGCCCTTTGACTTTGAAGGCAAAAAACGCATGAAGTCTGCCAAAGATGGCGTTAGTCAGCTGACAGAGTTGGTTGATGCCATCATCACCATTCCCAACCAAAAGCTGTTAAAGATTTATAAGCAAATCTCTTTTACAGATGCCCTTAAAAAAGCCGATGATGTGCTTCTGCACGCGGTAAGTGGCTTGGTACAAATCGTGGATACGGCGGATAATGTGGTGATTAACACCGATTTTAGAGACGTGCGTACTGCGATGACTGCCAAAGGCTATGCGATGATGGGTATCGGTCGTGCCAGTGGTGATGACCGTGCCAGACAAGCTGCCGAGAAAGCCATTCGCTCGCCACTGCTTGATGACATTCGCCTTGAAAATGCCAAGGGGTTGTTGGTGAACATTACCGCCGCTGAGCTGATGATGAGTGAACCTGAAGAGATTGCCGAAGCATTGTCATCGATTGCTGACCTAGAAGAAGGTAATATCTTCTATGGCTATGTCCAAGATGAGAGCATGGGCGATGAGATTCATGTCACGGTCATTGCTACGGGTTTGACCTTGGATGACCGTCCAAAAGTGACCATACAACAAGCCCCGATTCAGAACCTACAAACTGCTCCGGCAGGTCATGTCAGTGCCTTAGAGAGTCAGCAACAAGCACAGCAGGCTCAGCCACAGCAAGCCCCCCAGTCGGTTCAAGCACAGGCTCAGCCACAGACCGCCCCGCAGGTCAAAACACGCATTGATGTGAATAGCTACCTAAAATCACAACAACACAATAAGTAG
- a CDS encoding alanine/glycine:cation symporter family protein has product MNEIVNWLNGIIWSPALIYLCLGAGLFYSIMTRFVQLRLFGEMIRLVFSKTKSDDGISSFQAFVVALANRVGVGNIAGVAAAIGFGGPSAVFWMWVVAFLGASTAYAESTLSQIYKERDPITGQYRGGPAYYFEKGLGQKWYAILFAVAMIISCGVFLPGVQANGVASAVTRITGEGNLVNFLGLEVGTLRIAVMAVVVVAVGVIILGGIKRIASFAEIVVPFMAVGYIVLALLIMVMNLDKIPAVFGLIMGDIFNPMAGFGAAIGWGVKRGVYSNEAGQGTGPHHSGAAEVDHPSQQGLVQAFSVYVDTLIVCTATAFMILTMGTYNVQGTLETGQFIVQNIDAGVEIGTPAFTQMALETTFGAFGNYFIAVAIFFFAFTTILAYYHIAEINVVYLSRFIGKQAQKTGLMIAKVIILIMVGYGALNSAGAIWAWGDVGVGMTAWLNIIGILIMFFMGSRVTMRMLADYEAQRKSGQRITFDPAKFGIKNATFWEERLRQNDRQDS; this is encoded by the coding sequence ATGAATGAGATTGTTAATTGGCTAAACGGGATTATTTGGAGTCCTGCCTTGATTTATCTGTGTCTTGGGGCAGGGCTATTTTATTCCATTATGACCCGTTTTGTACAGTTACGACTGTTTGGCGAGATGATACGCCTTGTATTTAGCAAAACCAAAAGCGATGACGGGATTTCGTCCTTTCAGGCATTTGTGGTGGCACTTGCCAACCGTGTGGGCGTGGGTAACATTGCAGGGGTGGCGGCTGCCATCGGCTTTGGTGGCCCATCGGCGGTATTTTGGATGTGGGTGGTGGCATTTTTGGGAGCGTCCACCGCTTACGCTGAGAGTACGTTATCACAAATCTACAAAGAGCGAGACCCCATCACAGGGCAATACCGTGGTGGCCCTGCCTATTATTTTGAAAAAGGCTTGGGACAAAAATGGTACGCCATACTCTTTGCGGTGGCGATGATTATCTCGTGTGGCGTGTTTTTGCCAGGGGTGCAGGCTAATGGTGTCGCTAGTGCAGTAACTCGCATCACAGGCGAAGGCAATTTGGTCAATTTCTTGGGGCTAGAAGTCGGTACGCTACGCATTGCCGTCATGGCGGTTGTTGTGGTTGCGGTGGGCGTGATTATCCTAGGCGGTATCAAGCGTATTGCAAGCTTTGCTGAGATTGTCGTGCCATTTATGGCGGTCGGCTACATTGTGCTTGCCCTGCTTATCATGGTCATGAACCTTGACAAAATTCCTGCGGTCTTTGGGCTTATCATGGGCGATATCTTCAACCCAATGGCAGGTTTTGGAGCGGCGATTGGCTGGGGTGTCAAGCGTGGCGTTTATTCCAACGAAGCTGGTCAAGGTACAGGTCCACACCACTCAGGGGCTGCCGAAGTAGACCACCCATCTCAGCAAGGTCTTGTACAGGCGTTCTCTGTTTATGTGGATACGCTTATTGTGTGTACGGCAACTGCCTTTATGATTTTGACCATGGGAACGTACAACGTCCAAGGCACGCTTGAAACAGGGCAGTTCATCGTCCAAAATATCGATGCTGGCGTTGAGATTGGCACACCTGCCTTTACTCAGATGGCACTCGAGACGACTTTTGGGGCGTTTGGTAACTACTTTATTGCTGTTGCCATTTTCTTTTTTGCCTTTACCACGATTTTGGCGTACTACCACATCGCCGAGATTAATGTGGTATATCTGTCAAGATTCATCGGTAAGCAAGCTCAAAAAACAGGGCTGATGATTGCCAAAGTCATCATTCTTATCATGGTGGGCTACGGTGCGTTGAACAGTGCTGGGGCTATCTGGGCATGGGGCGATGTGGGCGTGGGTATGACTGCGTGGCTGAACATCATCGGTATCTTGATTATGTTCTTTATGGGGTCTCGGGTTACCATGCGAATGCTTGCCGACTATGAAGCACAGCGTAAATCGGGTCAGCGTATCACCTTTGATCCTGCCAAATTTGGTATCAAAAACGCCACATTTTGGGAAGAGCGTCTGCGTCAAAATGACAGACAAGACAGCTAA
- a CDS encoding tRNA pseudouridine(13) synthase TruD gives MLQYKRPSFYLGVFNLSLFKNIVMTHHAPHRPFAPTIISADFKTYPADFIVKELMAVDFSGQGEHLWVHVCKVGMNTAFVAKLLADWAGILMRDVGYSGLKDRHAQTYQWFSLRLPKRTLPAGRFDEFIKNHLKESEDLTLIAHRWHDKKLHRGTHKANAFTITLRQVAGETSAINAQLTHIKQAGVPNYFGEQRFGHDGDNINQAKAFFEKILSSAKPYKPFKKDMDKHSLYVSSARSMLFNALLSERVRLGSWDKAVAGDVFNLDGTGSIFCADIDDEIIRRVSEQDIHPTAPLFGVGEPKNTDESLRIYQAVLAQDEYELIKNGLLKVGVKLAQRPLRLRVHELNWRWHDGSLTLDFELPTGSFATSVLFALCENLTKNH, from the coding sequence ATGCTACAATACAAACGCCCGAGTTTTTACTTGGGCGTTTTTAATTTATCATTGTTCAAGAACATCGTCATGACTCATCACGCCCCACATCGTCCTTTTGCCCCTACCATCATCTCGGCTGATTTTAAGACTTATCCTGCTGATTTCATTGTCAAGGAGCTGATGGCTGTTGATTTTAGTGGGCAAGGCGAGCATTTGTGGGTGCATGTCTGCAAAGTCGGCATGAATACCGCCTTTGTCGCCAAACTCTTGGCGGACTGGGCAGGCATTCTTATGCGTGATGTTGGCTACTCGGGACTAAAAGACCGCCACGCCCAGACGTATCAATGGTTTAGCCTAAGATTGCCCAAGCGTACTCTGCCTGCGGGAAGGTTTGATGAGTTTATCAAAAACCATTTAAAAGAGAGCGAAGACCTAACGCTCATCGCTCATCGCTGGCATGACAAAAAACTCCACCGTGGCACGCACAAAGCCAATGCCTTTACCATCACGCTAAGACAAGTGGCAGGCGAGACATCCGCCATCAATGCACAGCTTACTCACATCAAACAGGCAGGCGTGCCTAACTATTTTGGTGAGCAACGCTTTGGGCATGATGGCGATAACATCAACCAAGCCAAAGCCTTTTTTGAAAAAATACTCTCATCTGCCAAGCCTTATAAACCCTTTAAAAAAGACATGGACAAGCACAGCCTATATGTGTCATCCGCCAGAAGCATGCTGTTTAATGCCTTACTTAGTGAGCGAGTACGGCTTGGCAGTTGGGATAAGGCGGTGGCAGGCGATGTGTTTAACCTAGACGGGACGGGTTCTATTTTTTGTGCCGACATTGACGATGAGATCATTAGACGAGTATCAGAGCAGGACATTCACCCCACCGCCCCACTGTTTGGGGTGGGCGAGCCAAAAAATACCGATGAGAGCCTACGCATTTATCAGGCAGTATTGGCACAAGATGAATATGAACTCATCAAAAACGGACTGTTAAAAGTCGGGGTCAAACTTGCCCAACGTCCCCTACGCCTAAGGGTTCATGAGTTAAACTGGCGATGGCATGATGGCAGTCTAACGCTAGACTTTGAGTTACCCACTGGCAGTTTTGCCACCAGCGTGCTGTTTGCCTTATGTGAGAATTTGACTAAAAATCATTAA
- a CDS encoding GAD-like domain-containing protein: MLPLDINHAMQETPPAPQAVMIQKNNHGEQKPPFESYYPATDVQAVPPHIIASYRHKVPSRLIDIWQTTGFGKYGDGLIEFINPQDYEENLWRWLDSEQENYTPFAINAFGDMFYYRRLSDVGDEDVCLLDIQYRKCEVLDWDFDDFLDETLTDDDFRQEWLRLDLFLSAQKRHGNLQNGEVYMFTPIIALGNPTNNVELLDKGLAVVYQMLVLEMGKDMYQ; the protein is encoded by the coding sequence ATGTTGCCACTTGACATCAATCATGCCATGCAAGAAACACCACCTGCTCCACAGGCGGTTATGATACAAAAGAACAATCATGGCGAGCAAAAACCGCCTTTTGAAAGTTATTATCCTGCAACCGATGTGCAAGCAGTACCCCCACACATCATCGCAAGCTATCGCCATAAAGTACCGTCTAGACTGATTGACATTTGGCAAACGACAGGTTTTGGCAAATACGGTGATGGACTGATTGAATTTATCAACCCCCAAGACTACGAAGAAAACTTATGGCGATGGCTAGACAGCGAACAAGAAAACTATACCCCATTTGCAATCAATGCCTTTGGCGACATGTTTTATTATCGCCGTTTAAGCGATGTTGGTGATGAAGATGTGTGCTTGCTAGATATCCAATATCGCAAATGCGAAGTGTTAGACTGGGATTTTGATGATTTTCTTGACGAGACTCTAACCGATGATGACTTTCGCCAAGAGTGGCTAAGGCTGGATTTGTTTTTGTCCGCCCAAAAACGCCACGGCAATTTGCAAAATGGCGAAGTTTATATGTTTACGCCCATTATCGCTCTGGGCAATCCTACCAATAATGTAGAACTTCTTGATAAAGGGCTGGCAGTGGTTTATCAAATGCTGGTGCTTGAAATGGGCAAGGACATGTATCAATAG